The following are encoded in a window of Artemia franciscana chromosome 5, ASM3288406v1, whole genome shotgun sequence genomic DNA:
- the LOC136027533 gene encoding dorsal-ventral patterning protein Sog-like: MFTSSLRKIKNQHDYLFLDMTTPKVPSSMKSCYFEGDKKYYSAGSKWHPYLPPFGFDKCALCSCNAGTLRVECTRLTCPEPQCPESDRYRPDPKSCCQECRIPEPTQPTKNYENDGEQDEEAQAKSDADILAAGGCRFKGEMFENGGEWNPRILPWGEMKCINCNCKDGRVKCKRRKCVKNRCVAGTRQVKDECCPPCAQEKLKRSKRKKTKRRRTLVSKQ, from the exons ATGTTTACCAGTTCTCTTAGGAAGATCAAAAATCAacatgattatttatttttagacatGACAACTCCGAAAGTGCCATCATCCATGAAAAGCTGTTATTTTGAAGGTGATAAGAAGTACTACTCAGCTGGTTCCAAGTGGCATCCCTACTTGCCCCCTTTTGGTTTTGACAAGTGTGCTCTTTGCAGCTGTAAT gCTGGAACTCTAAGGGTTGAATGCACTCGATTGACCTGTCCCGAGCCCCAATGTCCCGAGAGCGATCGATACCGACCCGACCCAAAATCATGTTGCCAAGAATGTAGAATTCCTGAACCTACCCAACCGACTAAGAATTATGAAAATGACGGAGAACAGGATGAAGAGGCACAG GCGAAGAGTGACGCAGACATTCTGGCTGCTGGTGGCTGTAGATTCAAAGGAGAAATGTTTGAGAATGGCGGTGAATGGAATCCTCGAATTCTTCCTTGGGGCGAAATGAAGTGCATCAATTGCAACTGTAAA GATGGTAGAGTGAAATGCAAACGTCGAAAATGCGTAAAGAACCGCTGTGTCGCTGGCACCCGCCAGGTAAAGGATGAATGCTGTCCCCCTTGCGCACAAGAAAAACTAAAGCGCTCCAAGCGGAAAAAAACTAAGCGACGGAGGACTCTAGTTAGTAAGCAGTAA